From Cannabis sativa cultivar Pink pepper isolate KNU-18-1 chromosome 8, ASM2916894v1, whole genome shotgun sequence, a single genomic window includes:
- the LOC115699361 gene encoding prohibitin-1, mitochondrial has translation MNLNNVKVPKVPGGAASALLKIGIIGGIGLYVATNSLYNVEGGHRAIVFNRIVGVKDKVYPEGTHIIIPWFERPVIYDVRARPHLVESTSGSRDLQMVKIGLRVLTRPIADRLPTVYRTLGENYNERVLPSIIHETLKTVVAQYNASQLITQREAVSREIRKVLTERAANFNMALDDVSITGLTFGKEFTAAIEAKQVAAQEAERAKFVVEKAEQDKKSAIIRAEGEATSAKLIGEAISNNPAFITLRKIEAAREIAHTISNSGNKVFLNSEDLLLNLQSMNLESAAAKK, from the exons ATGAACTTGAACAACGTTAAAGTTCCTAAGGTTCCAGGTGGTGCGGCTTCGGCTTTGCTTAAGATTGGTATTATTGGTGGAATTGGTCTGTATGTTGCAACTAACAGTCTCTACAATGTTGAGGGAGGGCACAGAGCTATTGTTTTCAACCGTATCGTTGGTGTCAAAGACAAG GTATATCCAGAAGGAACCCACATTATTATTCCATGGTTTGAGAGGCCTGTCATTTATGATGTCCGAGCCCGACCTCATCTAGTCGAAAGTACTTCAGGAAGCCGTGATCTCCAAATG GTAAAAATTGGTCTTCGTGTTCTTACGCGTCCTATTGCAGACCGATTGCCTACAGTGTATCGAACTCTTGGAGAAAACTACAATGAGCGAGTGCTGCCTTCAATCATTCATGAAACTTTGAAAACTGTTGTTGCACAATATAATGCTAGCCAGCTCATTACTCAGAGAGAG GCTGTTAGCCGGGAAATACGGAAGGTTTTAACTGAAAGGGCAGCCAATTTCAACATGGCGTTGGATGATGTTTCAATCACTGGCCTAACTTTTGGAAAGGAATTTACTGCTGCAATTGAAGCTAAACAAGTAGCTGCACAAGAAGCTGAGAGAGCTAAATTTGTTGTAGAAAAAGCTGAACAAGACAAGAAAAGTGCTATTATCAGAGCAGAG GGTGAAGCCACGAGTGCCAAGCTGATTGGTGAAGCCATTTCAAACAATCCAGCATTTATCACACTAAGGAAGATAGAAGCTGCTAGAGAAATTGCACATACCATCTCCAACTCCGGCAACAAAGTTTTCTTGAATTCGGAAGATTTGTTGTTGAATCTTCAGAGCATGAATTTGGAGAGCGCAGCAGCGAAGAAATAG
- the LOC115700800 gene encoding fasciclin-like arabinogalactan protein 13: MAFTPLSILLLTLITIFSHQISAQAPGPAPAGPLNFTAILEKGGQYTTFLRLLSDSQVLSQIVNQLNTSSEGLTVLAPTDNAFNNLKAGTLNGLSREDQVNLILFHVLPKYYALSELLTVSNPVRTQFSADGLNFTGQGRQVNVTSGMVETQVNNALRMQSPLAVYQIDDVLLPPSLFGAKPPASAPPPAKTPASKDDGDKTKPKASGPSSDDSTGDSSNTRVGLGLFVGMGIACMAVLF; encoded by the coding sequence atggctttcacacctctcTCTATCCTCCTCCTGACTCTCATCACCATCTTTTCCCACCAAATTTCAGCCCAAGCCCCGGGCCCCGCCCCGGCCGGCCCCCTAAACTTCACCGCAATCCTCGAAAAAGGTGGCCAATACACCACCTTCCTCCGCCTTCTCTCCGACAGCCAAGTATTAAGCCAAATCGTAAACCAACTCAACACCTCTTCCGAAGGACTAACCGTCTTAGCCCCAACCGACAATGCCTTCAACAACCTCAAGGCCGGAACCCTAAACGGCCTCTCCCGTGAGGACCAAGTTAACTTAATCCTCTTCCACGTTCTCCCCAAGTACTACGCCCTATCAGAACTCCTCACCGTATCCAACCCCGTCAGAACTCAGTTCTCTGCTGATGGCCTTAACTTCACCGGTCAAGGCCGCCAAGTCAACGTCACTAGTGGAATGGTGGAGACTCAGGTCAACAATGCTCTGAGGATGCAATCCCCATTGGCTGTTTACCAGATCGACGATGTTTTGTTGCCACCAAGTCTTTTTGGAGCTAAGCCACCGGCCTCTGCTCCTCCTCCGGCCAAGACTCCGGCATCCAAGGACGACGGAGATAAGACCAAGCCTAAGGCATCCGGACCATCGTCCGATGATAGTACTGGGGATTCGAGTAATACACGTGTAGGGTTGGGATTGTTTGTTGGGATGGGTATTGCTTGCATGGCTGTTCTTTTTTGA